The following coding sequences lie in one Methanopyrus sp. SNP6 genomic window:
- a CDS encoding aminodeoxychorismate/anthranilate synthase component II — protein sequence MRRLVLINNKDSFVYNLYHLFASYDLDLKVVSNKVPLSRLERLRPDGIVVSPGPGHPERDAGVSVPAIRRFAGEIPILGVCLGHQCIGVAYGVQIRRAKRIVHGKTSPIEHDGSGILSGLESPFQGMRYHSLVIEESSLPEELLPCAWSGDDGELMAIRHADYDVYGVQFHPESFMTEGGDRIARNFLQLLG from the coding sequence ATTTATTCGCCTCGTATGATCTCGATTTGAAAGTAGTTTCCAACAAGGTACCGCTCTCCAGGCTCGAGCGGCTGCGCCCTGACGGTATCGTTGTCAGTCCCGGACCCGGGCACCCGGAACGAGACGCTGGGGTATCCGTGCCAGCTATCCGGAGGTTCGCTGGTGAGATCCCAATCTTAGGGGTGTGCTTAGGCCACCAGTGCATCGGAGTAGCGTACGGGGTGCAGATCCGTCGAGCTAAACGCATCGTCCACGGAAAGACATCGCCGATAGAACATGACGGGTCGGGAATCCTCTCAGGGCTTGAAAGTCCTTTCCAAGGTATGAGGTACCACTCACTGGTCATCGAAGAATCTTCCTTACCAGAAGAACTGCTACCGTGCGCGTGGTCGGGGGACGATGGAGAGCTCATGGCCATCAGGCACGCCGACTACGACGTGTACGGGGTGCAATTCCATCCTGAAAGCTTCATGACCGAGGGCGGGGACCGGATCGCTCGCAACTTCCTACAGCTACTGGGGTGA